gccttgtggaatgcaaatgaagaactctAACAGAAAAGtcctaatttcaaagcaagtggtcattgtgtgtgatgattccaggtcaaagactcaaaatgcaTTCCTCATTGTCCATCATCAAAAGAAAAGCCCACATGGGTGGTGACCCTGCAGCTTGTTTTCTATGAGAAGAAgctataaatatggattcaaggaaagatccttcatctctggactgtttggaagTGTACCAGATGCAAAGTGGAGATTTTCAGGCACAATCAGAGAACCGTGAAAAGACTTCTGGGAAACTGGCAGCTTATTACATCATTgctaccatttggaattacaaactgcAACTCACCTCTGCATATATTTTACCTGTTTTAACCTCTTAATGACTCTCACTTCCTTTTCTTAGCAAATAAATAGTGTCCTAtgaaattcatggtccattttggtcaatttcacagtcacacgatttaaaaaatggtaaatgtcatgatttcagctatttaaatctgaaatttcactgttttgtaattgtaggggtcctgacctaagttccctctaagctgcatggccaGATGGCTGCCCAGAAAGCTATCAAGTGCCGCACACTTCAGGTGTCCCActgctgtgctgctcctgcctgctgccttggagctgctcctgcttGCTTTGCAGAGGGGAGTGGAAGAGGGCGCTGATGTCAGGGTATCCCCCTTCTCCTACCCCGTACCTCATCTCTGCAGAGCCATGGGGAGGGGAAtgtgacagggctcaggagtgggacagagggagcttgctggtggctgctgctgctgctgtgtctgcTTTGAGTACCAATCTACTCATAAGGGCAAATCACAGGGCTGAAAAGAAACAGCAGCACTCAGGATTTTAGTGAGGCTCCACCATTTGGACTGCATTTTGCCATCATCTGAAATTCTGCACTTTAATTAAAACAATCCCCGAGTTTCTATctttttccattgtgaaaacagaGTCATAACACTGTAAATTGATGTGTAAACACTAGAATGACAGTAACCTCCACAGAGCTGCCCCTAGTGGTGAGAAATGGCTGAGCCGTCcgtaaaataagaaaaaagattCATGTTGCCCGGGACTGAGGCAATGGACTGACTTCTCTATCAGCATGCGGCTCCATGTCGGAGCTGTCACTCAGCCAGGACTCCACACTCTGAGCATACAGATGCTGTATATACACACTACCTCCTCAATATCATCCTCTTGTGCCCATGTGTACACACTGGGGCTTTAAGTAAAAGCACCATATAGTGTGAGAGTTAGCAATACTGATTACCTGAAGgatgccccagggcagctgctgtcCACTGGGGAGTCCTGCCAGGCTGTGAACATACTTAAAGGGGAAAcacatgtttctctctctctctctctctcgcgcgcacatgcgcacgcgcacacacacacacacacacacacacacacgcacacagtctttcacactcacctccccatacttgtattattgtggttgttacttcttgatacttcctgcaatgcacacatattctctgtaattttactCTTTCCAAGTGATGTTATTTGtgttttttgactggtctgtgcatttcataattttttatttctctcttacagTTAaactgatgtaagcagagtcaggataagctctaccctgacatctggtggaaagaatgtcagagagtgtatttgcataggcacgcctaccctatcccagactgctgagcggtgggactgcttggtgacaaatgactcaccctcagttgggtggtacttgctagacaagggacatgggttccaaaacccagtgaagtagagaggttggggacaggtatctgtgcctggtggtgcagtctccttgtggagccagaagcaccaattgcaccccctcctctctccactgtggaatgtcagagttgatttttttttattccctcaagaatctaaatacaggttactgagctgaatgcacattgggctaatggtgcactagcgctggggctcccccactaagagctgagatcactaagagttgaaatcacaaaaaagctgaaatgactgagcattgtgctaactagtgggggagcctgaagatatgctgtggaacagagcagctggcggagtggagcagttgcggggacggctggggcggatcacgggacagctggtggcagcagagcggctggcagagcggagtagctgtgggacaggtggagcggcccacagagtgagcagagccgagcagctcatggagcagagcagctggtggagcggagcagtccctgaggacggctggaggagcagagtggagcagctggtaaagcggagcagttcgtggagaaggcggaagcagaacccatggagaggcagggcagttggccctggaccacgtaaggtgcccttttctacccaggctggggggagggacctctacagatagactctcgaactctggggtggcattgaccagagacttttgggttgttggactttggggtgattggacttaaatccctaagcggaaaaaggacagtgccaaacatacttggaggtgggtttttgtttatggtttgtgttataaccctgtttgtggtgtttctccaatgggatgccgcattgattccttcctttattaaaaaagattttgctacactcagactccgtgcttgcgagaggggaagtattgcctcctagaggcgcccaggggggtgtggtatgtgagtgtcccaggtcactgggtgggggctcgagccggttatgcattgtgttactgaaacggaacccctggatactgaacccggcccttgttgctgccaactagaggggcagaagggttacacttaatTAGTAGTGATTCCTAAAATGCCTaatctgtcctggctggagtaatttttCCTAtggtaattttaaaaattatatattatggctaggttttttgtttctactgctggCACACATCTGCACATTACCTCAATAATTTGATAAACATAACAAATTTCATTCTGcgcatggatggaaaaaattagaggggacCCAAAAAGCAGTTGTTGTgggattgcaaggttattgtagaggaagagggcagtactgctacccttacttctgcactgctgcacacggtggcattgccttcagagctgggcagctggagagcagcagctgctggctgataGCCCAGCTTTAAAGGCagagccgccgccagcagcagcacagaagtaaggatggtacgGTGTAGTATTGCCACTCTTAAATCTGCGCTTCttcttgcagagctgggccctcagtcagcagctgccactcttcagctgcccagtcctgaaggcagcagtgcagaagtaaggatggcatggtatagtattgccacccttacttctgtgctgctgctagcagggtgctgccttcagagctgggcctccGGCCAACAGCTGCTCCTCTTCAGCTATCCACCTGTGAAGGCAATGCAGTTGTAAATGTGGTGATACCACAAccaccctaaaataaccttgcaacccccctgcaactcccatttgggtcaggacccctagtttgagaaatgctggtctcccctgtgaaatgtgtatagtatagggtaaaagcacataaaagaccagatttcatggggcaAGACCAGCTTTCACAGTCTGTGATACAttactgtgaatttggtagggctctgcTAACAAacttttagttagtttactatagaatttgGATGCCAGAGTTGTCTTTGGCATACGATCtagagtaccaattgatctggggtaagtggctggtctcttgggactgggagtaacctgatgTGGTGTATTTTTGGCATAAGTGACCTTTTATCACAaggtccagtttgtctgggtggaaagatagactggagagtctgaggggactgtctgtgactccatgggaaGACTGATAcaatgatccaggagttcacatttgttactgtcttggtgaaatctaattacagaacatacTGCCAGCTTGGGGTGTCTGCCTGTTTTCCGACAGTCTGCCCagaggtaggcactcacagtcatgagccactccagacagcatgacagtgTGCACTTCAGCAGTGTCTGGTACTCAGCCACTAGGAATCCATCATCTGCCTCCCGACTTCCATCCAACACTGGGAGGTCTGAATTATTGAAGACAAAAGTGTGACAGTCCCAGGGAATCCTCGCACGCATCCATTACGAAAGCCTGCACCGTTCAGCCTGTGGCACCACAACCCAGCACTGAGGGGATGTGGCCTGGTGGGTGGAACCCCAGCATGGTTAACAGCTGAGTGGCTCTTTCCATGAGAAGCTGATGTGATCTGGTGCCCTTCTGATGAGGGTCTAAAGAGACTCCATGAGGCTGTACTATGTCTGTGGTCTCCCCTCTGGTCTTTTCGAAGGCCCCAGGTGGTAGTGACTGTGCTGGATGCACAAAGAGCATGTGTACCTTTTGTGGCTCTCTCTAAGTTCTCACTGAGCTCATTCTACAGTTGCATGGTGAGTTCAGAGGTGAGTTTCTATCACTGCATGGCCTGTGCTTCTGGAAGGTCAAGGAAGATCCTGGCACTCTCAGACATCCTATTAGCAAAGTAGAATTGTGTCTTCCTCTTCCAGCTCTGGGCCAGTGCCATCCTGGCCCTCCTCCTCTTGCCTCTTTATATAGAACAGAATCATGGCTGGAAGCAATATGACAGGTGTAGCACTGTGCAACATCCCCCAGCCTGACAAGGTTCATCCCACCAAAAATAcatcaccccctccctctggcctCCCCCAGAGATATGCCTAGTGTCCCTCCTGTCTCTCCTTCCTTGGTCAAGGCAAGTAGATCTGTCACTCTCTTTGCCTTTCTGTCTCCAACACATACTATCATCACAGTCAGCATACGGGTGTGTGTGCTGCAGATATGAGAGGCAAAGGGTGACCTGGTCTATACTGCAAACGTATACTGAtaaaactacattgctcaggggcatGGAAAATGCTAAtacccagtgtagacagtgctatgtcgacaggagggcttctcccatctacttagctactgcctctcaaagAGATGAAGTACCTATGCTGACGTGACAAGCGCTCCTGTCGGTATAGATAGCATCTTCagtaaggtctggtctacactacagacctatatcggtATAACTGTGTcattcaagggtgtgaaaaatccacacccctgagtaatgTAATTATACTTAAATAATCCCCTGTGTAGACGGCGCAACACTTCTGtgtcttggggagatggattaactatgctgatgggaaagctctctcccatcagtttAGAGTGTCTTCATTaacagtattttaagtgtagacattcccttaaGTGCTACAGCGGCACCACTGCAGTGCTGCaaacatagacaagcccttagagaagCTGCGCCTGCAGGGAGAGGTGGGTGCCTTTTGGGGCTTTTGAAAATATGAGATGAGCAGCCATTGCCTTATCCATGGTCCTGCCCCTCCCATTCATCCTCTTAAAGTGCACAGAACCctttggagctgctccctcaAGTTTCTGCAACCAGAGGAACCAACCCACCCCTTTAGGCATTTTCCTGTTGATTTCTCCCAGATTCTGGCCTCTATCTTGATCAAGCAATGTGGGAGAAGAGAGCtttttacaaaattatttttatttaataataagGAATGTTCATAAACAACTAtggtgaacaaaacaaaaacatgtcaACTGCGCCTATCGTAACACTCCTTCTTGTACATGCCAATCCCCTGTTGGAGGGATGTTTTTAAACACTTAGATTTAAATGAACATAGTCCCATTCACAGATtgtcaagggcctgatcctagtCAGCTAAAGTCAGTGGTAAATATTCCATTGACGTAAATGAGAGCTGTATGGGGCCCCAGGACAGCAATGAGCTAATATGTTGACAAAAATGACTAATGTATTGATCAATTTTGATTTAACACATTttgttagatttaaaaaaacatttcaagCAAGTTCCATTGTTTATCAATCTTCCACATTTAACAATATCCTACTGAATTTTGAACAAAACCTGTTATTACATACAGTTTTCAAGATTTAACAACATTAAACAATATACTCAAATCCATTAATGCTGTGCAGTGAAGGCCTTTCAAAACTCCATTGATAGCACTGTGTTATGTGCTGAATGCCTCAGATAACAAGAGCGAGAGGGGCATTCGGCACCTTACATTTCATGTCCTGGGGAAGTCTGGAGTTGCTGCTTCCTGCGTTGCATGGTGCCCCAGAGCACCTTCCCTTCTGCCAGTGATGTTCCACTCACCAAGGAATACTGCTGGCCTAGAAAGGACCAGTTTCCCATGGACCTTGAGCTGGACTTGGCCTAAGCTTGCAAAAGGGATAAAAATGTGTTCCGAGCTCCCAGGCTGCATGGAGCCCGGAGTCACTGGGTTTGCTCGGCCTGGGCTTTAGTTTTTCACAGTATGCAATGTTCCCTAACATGTTTTGATTTTGAATATTCTGTGGAATATGGATGTGATTAAACACTTTAGAAAATATTATTAAGTATATTATTATAGAAACACTATTCCCGAGTCCCATCCTTCAGTAGGACCGAAGTCAGGCTGCAACATAACTTACAAGGATGATGCTGGGCATTGGGTAGAGCTGAAAGTTCTAAAGAAGAGCTTCTTTCCCAAAGAATATATACCATCAAATTTACAAATATGGCCAATATCCCTCTTGCCTGGGTTACTGGGGAAAGTCAGCTCAGATTTCTAAAGTTGCTGGATCATTTACAAAGCTGTGACTGGCCTCCTTTCAGTATTACAAACATTAAGTAGAACAGAGGCTCTAATTTATTCACTAGGCCAGGGTAAAGGAGCCAGGCAAGCATCACCCACTCCATTTCAATAGATGTTGTGTAGCAAACTCCCTTAGGTTCTTGTAAGGTCTCCAGTCCCACACACTTGAATTCACAAAGCACTAGCAGTGCCTGTATTGAAGCATTAGCTCTAGCAACTTATCTCCAGAATTTATCATATACATTGGAAACAGAATTGAGTTTTGTTTCAATAGAAACCCCCTACTCCAGAAAATACAGCACTAtttaaatgacttttttctttGACTCGCATAGAAAGAGGTTTGCCCTCCATAAACAGAGAAAAATTGTAAGTATCTATGAACTTTATAAAAAGATCGTTGTCTTTTATAAAATAAACTAGTCAAATTTTAACAGCTGACATCAGATATTAGAGTTAATAGATCGGCAGCATAGTCACCCCTTTCCCACAAAAAAGCCAAATGAAAGGCTCAAGATAAACATAAGCACTCTTAATATGCTCTTCAGACCCATTTTTGAGTACAGCTAGGAGCAGCCCTTTTATGCTGAACTACTGTTATCTATATGAATTTATTTTCCCATTCTCCAAAAAAGAAACCCTCAAATCTGCCAGAAAGCTATTTAATCAACAAATCTCCATTCATGCCAGTGTGCTTTCCTTTGCAGTTCAAGACAAAAAGATTGTCTTGTTATCACtctgtgtgaaaaaaaaatcccatttattTCTTAAGGCAGTGAATGTGTTAACATGTAGCCCAGTATTAGTTTTTGAGTGATGTTTCAATAATGGGAAGGTAGGACTTAAAATTCATTGCTTAGATTCTCTTAAGCTGCGAACAGAACTGtgtgtttgtggtttttgtaacTCCTCATAAAAGGAAGTGCGAAATGTATTCACCACTCGGCTCTGAGCTTGAATTCTGTTCATCCCTCTACACCATAAGATCTGACCACGACGTAATTCTCTTTCAGCATGGTCAATCTCTCCTGCACCTTCAGCTAGTTCTTCCTCAAGGATTTCTTCCTTTGGTGGCCCATGACCAAGTTCTGTCAAGAACTTCAAATAGTTATTTGGAATCGTTGTTATCAGCTGGCCCCACAGTAATGTTCCTATCCCTAGGAAAAGTGACCATAGCCACTGTTCTACTGTAAGCTCAGTACAACTAAAGGGCTTCCCACCAACCTCTACTATAAGTATCTGTAGAATTAACGTACCAGCAGTGATAGCACAAAAGATGGCATTACTGAATATTCCCTCAAAGACATTCCTTTCACCATGAACCTTTCGGGCATTGATTTCATTACAAAGCTGCATCAACACAAAAGTATTGAATACAATCGTGTAATGATTGGAGGGCGGGGAATGCAGAGGAGCGTTTCTTCCGCTGTCAATATCAAAAAGCTTTTCACCAGTAAAAATAAGTGTAA
The DNA window shown above is from Gopherus flavomarginatus isolate rGopFla2 chromosome 7, rGopFla2.mat.asm, whole genome shotgun sequence and carries:
- the LOC127055379 gene encoding plasma membrane calcium-transporting ATPase 1-like encodes the protein MNRMAVVQAFISEMHHKVIPAYESIPQTTLSYLLTGISVNCAYTSKILPPEKESGLPHQIGNKTEFMWGRNVYDSISKFLQFQLTVNVVAVIVVFVGACITQDSPLKTVQMLWVNLIMDSFASLALATEKPTESLLLRKPYGRNKHLISRTMMKTILGQAFYQLVVIFTLIFTGEKLFDIDSGRNAPLHSPPSNHYTIVFNTFVLMQLCNEINARKVHGERNVFEGIFSNAIFCAITAGTLILQILIVEVGGKPFSCTELTVEQWLWSLFLGIGTLLWGQLITTIPNNYLKFLTELGHGPPKEEILEEELAEGAGEIDHAERELRRGQILWCRGMNRIQAQSRVVNTFRTSFYEELQKPQTHSSVRSLRESKQ